Proteins encoded by one window of Mustela erminea isolate mMusErm1 chromosome 5, mMusErm1.Pri, whole genome shotgun sequence:
- the LOC116590157 gene encoding LOW QUALITY PROTEIN: protein FAM122A-like (The sequence of the model RefSeq protein was modified relative to this genomic sequence to represent the inferred CDS: inserted 2 bases in 1 codon): protein MSEVPPFFSFPLSCLSTTPHPADLSLCEWEPENLENFQPSSGFFLDADMAQEKMKLDLELLSSSTTTNDMLRRSNSAPLISGLGDNSQVFQTDMVTPRNDTMLMAQHCLVNTMPVKNSKSVIDMTTFSSSKDYPGCKGFLPPSPIPIRASFGRLHQIKQEEGMNLMTGEAMHEWEVQTTLQISRSWEESFNLSDSNLEKPSSKSINLIPVSPAAPPTQRIGKQCFPPLLQTCVNYTTLPPSPVSSPTQRFPIGSQNPTNIIRPSICGPLKGKGEMIFEDRPKKLFQGTTSXPTQQSDMNEWEKSWPSQIQNLPSLPEASPAKEPPSDTDQICKIKKRAPSFSDFVSRQ, encoded by the exons ATGTCGG AggttcctcctttcttctcttttcccctttcctgtctGTCCACAACTCCTCACCCAGCTGACTTGTCCTTGTGTGAATGGGAGCCAGAAAACCTTGAGAACTTCCAACCAAGCAGTGGTTTCTTCCTCGACGCGGACATGGCACAAGAGAAAATGAAGCTAGACTTGGAGCTGCTGTCGAGTTCAACCACCACAAATGACATGCTGAGAAGATCCAACAGCGCCCCATTGATAAGTGGGCTTGGTGATAACTCACAGGTGTTCCAAACTGACATGGTAACTCCAAGAAATGACACAATGCTTATGGCACAACATTGTCTGGTCAATACAATGCCAGTGAAGAATTCCAAGTCTGTGATTGACATGACCACATTCTCATCTTCAAAAGATTATCCTGGCTGCAAAGGGTTTTTACCACCTTCTCCCATCCCCATCCGTGCTTCCTTTGGTCGCCTTCATCAAATCAAACAGGAGGAAGGCATGAATTTAATGACTGGAGAAGCAATGCATGAATGGGAGGTACAAACCACACTACAGATAAGTCGATCTTGGGAAGAGAGTTTTAACCTGAGTGACAGTAATTTAGAGAAACCATCTTCAAAGAGCATCAATTTAATTCCAGTATCCCCAGCAGCTCCTCCCACCCAGAGGATTGGGAAGCAATGTTTTCCTCCATTGTTACAGACTTGTGTGAATTACACCACTTTGCCTCCAAGTCCCGTTTCTAGTCCCACGCAACGATTTCCAATAGGAAGTCAAAACCCCACCAACATTATTAGACCAAGTATCTGTGGACCATTAAAAGGAAAAGGTGAAATGATATTTGAAGATCGGCCAAAGAAACTTTTCCAAGGCACAACCAG GCCTACTCAACAGTCTGATATGAATGAGTGGGAGAAGAGTTGGCCTAGTCAGATACAGAATCTTCCCAGTCTGCCCGAGGCTTCACCAGCCAAAGAGCCTCCATCTGACACTGATCagatctgtaaaataaaaaagagggcaCCTTCATTCTCTGACTTTGTTTCCCGccagtga